A portion of the Longimicrobium sp. genome contains these proteins:
- a CDS encoding ATP-dependent Clp protease proteolytic subunit has protein sequence MIKNQEDDQDQDEEQAPKDRPNALTEGIRERLFKSRTLIISGGIDQQLTSNVIGQLLAMTGESDEPINMFVNSQGGHVESGDTIHDVVRFIKPRVRMIGTGWVASAGALIYVAAKKEDRYCLPNTRFLLHQPAGGSSGTASDIAIEAHEIIKMRARINQIFARETGQPIERIETDTHRNFWLDAQQAVEYGLVSRIINSIDELD, from the coding sequence ATGATCAAGAATCAGGAAGACGATCAGGACCAGGACGAAGAGCAGGCCCCCAAGGACCGGCCCAACGCGCTTACCGAGGGCATCCGCGAACGCCTGTTCAAGTCGCGCACGCTGATCATCAGCGGCGGCATCGACCAGCAGCTCACCTCCAACGTCATCGGGCAGCTCCTGGCCATGACGGGCGAGAGCGACGAGCCCATCAACATGTTCGTGAACTCGCAGGGCGGCCACGTGGAGTCGGGCGACACCATCCACGACGTCGTGCGCTTCATCAAGCCGCGGGTGCGGATGATCGGCACCGGGTGGGTGGCCAGCGCCGGCGCGCTGATCTACGTGGCGGCCAAGAAGGAAGACCGCTACTGCCTTCCCAATACGCGCTTCCTGCTGCACCAGCCGGCGGGCGGGAGCAGCGGCACCGCGTCCGACATCGCCATCGAGGCGCACGAAATCATCAAGATGCGGGCGCGCATCAACCAGATCTTCGCCCGCGAGACGGGGCAGCCCATCGAGCGGATCGAAACCGACACGCACCGCAACTTCTGGCTGGATGCGCAGCAGGCGGTGGAGTACGGCCTGGTCAGCCGCATCATCAACAGCATCGACGAGCTGGACTGA